Proteins found in one Arthrobacter sp. U41 genomic segment:
- the ilvA gene encoding threonine ammonia-lyase produces the protein MNTLESLPVTLDDVLEAQKLLDGIITRTPVESSRALGSMVGGEVFLKCENLQRAGSFKVRGAYVRMAKLSPEEKKRGVVAASAGNHAQGVAVAAKSLGIKARIYMPLGVALPKLAATRSHGAEVVLHGHNVDEALAEAKRYADESGAVFVHPFDDVDIVAGQGTVGLEILEQIPNVDTILMGVGGGGLLAGVAVAVKARAKELGREIRIIGVQAENAAAYPPSLAADALVPLKRVSTMADGIAVGRPGQLPFSIIRELVDDVVTVSEDALARALIFLLERAKMVVEPAGAVGVAALMEGKIENPGTVAVVLSGGNIDPMLMLKVIQRGLSAAGRYMTVRMMLDDRPGSLATIARIIAENDANVTGLDHTRVGGSISMGDVSITVNLETKGHEHCEQVLAALRAEGFQPIVVH, from the coding sequence GTGAACACCCTTGAGAGCCTGCCCGTCACGCTGGACGATGTCCTGGAGGCGCAGAAGCTGCTCGACGGGATTATTACGCGGACGCCGGTTGAATCCTCCCGTGCCCTCGGCAGCATGGTCGGCGGCGAGGTCTTCCTCAAGTGCGAGAACCTGCAGCGGGCCGGGTCCTTCAAGGTCCGCGGCGCCTATGTGCGGATGGCCAAGCTCTCCCCGGAGGAAAAGAAGCGCGGCGTCGTCGCGGCCTCAGCCGGCAACCATGCCCAGGGTGTGGCCGTCGCTGCCAAGAGCCTGGGCATCAAGGCCCGGATCTACATGCCGCTGGGCGTCGCACTGCCCAAACTCGCCGCCACCCGCAGCCACGGTGCCGAGGTGGTCCTGCACGGCCACAACGTCGACGAGGCCCTCGCGGAAGCGAAACGCTACGCCGACGAGTCCGGCGCCGTCTTCGTCCACCCCTTCGACGACGTCGACATCGTCGCCGGCCAGGGAACCGTCGGACTCGAGATCCTGGAACAGATCCCCAACGTCGACACCATCCTGATGGGCGTCGGCGGCGGCGGGCTCCTCGCCGGCGTCGCCGTGGCCGTGAAGGCCAGGGCCAAGGAACTGGGCCGGGAAATCCGGATCATCGGCGTCCAGGCCGAAAACGCGGCCGCCTACCCGCCCTCGCTGGCCGCGGACGCCCTCGTACCGCTCAAGCGGGTCTCCACCATGGCCGACGGCATCGCCGTCGGCCGGCCCGGGCAGCTGCCGTTCAGCATCATCCGGGAACTCGTCGACGACGTCGTCACTGTCAGCGAGGATGCCCTGGCCCGGGCGCTCATTTTCCTGCTGGAACGCGCCAAGATGGTCGTCGAGCCCGCCGGAGCGGTGGGCGTCGCGGCGCTGATGGAAGGCAAGATCGAGAACCCCGGCACCGTGGCCGTGGTGCTGTCCGGCGGCAACATCGACCCGATGCTGATGCTCAAGGTCATCCAGCGCGGCCTCTCCGCCGCAGGCCGGTACATGACCGTGCGGATGATGCTGGACGACCGGCCCGGCTCGCTCGCCACGATCGCCCGGATCATCGCCGAGAACGACGCCAACGTGACCGGCCTGGACCACACCCGGGTGGGCGGCTCGATCAGCATGGGCGATGTGTCCATCACGGTGAACCTGGAGACGAAGGGCCACGAACACTGCGAGCAGGTCCTCGCCGCGCTCCGGGCCGAGGGCTTCCAGCCGATCGTGGTGCACTAG
- a CDS encoding rhomboid family intramembrane serine protease, producing the protein MAPDSTRKGWSRSGSTAAGRARTGLLVVGLFVLVLYVIEIINTLMLRSLNGMFGLRPRSLDGVLDILTFPLLHANLAHLFSNTLPLIIFGFLVLLSGLRVFFTTLALSWLASGVAVWLIGGFNITIGASGLVFGLFAFLLVRGFFNRNWWQILLSVVLFLTYGGILFGILPTVASFVSWQAHLGGAGGGVLAALLLSVPRPGTLRVRP; encoded by the coding sequence ATGGCGCCGGACTCCACCCGGAAGGGCTGGTCCCGCAGCGGCAGCACCGCAGCGGGACGCGCCCGCACCGGACTGCTGGTGGTGGGATTGTTCGTGCTGGTGCTCTACGTCATCGAGATCATCAACACCCTGATGCTCCGTTCGCTCAACGGCATGTTCGGCCTGCGCCCGCGCAGCCTCGACGGGGTCCTCGACATCCTGACGTTCCCGCTGCTGCACGCCAACCTGGCGCACCTGTTTTCCAACACGCTTCCGTTGATCATCTTCGGTTTCCTGGTGCTGCTGTCCGGGCTGCGGGTGTTCTTTACGACCCTGGCCCTGAGCTGGCTGGCTTCGGGGGTGGCGGTGTGGCTGATTGGCGGCTTCAACATCACAATCGGCGCGTCCGGCCTGGTTTTTGGGCTCTTCGCGTTCCTGCTGGTGCGGGGGTTCTTCAACCGCAACTGGTGGCAGATCCTGCTCTCCGTGGTGCTGTTCCTGACCTACGGCGGGATCCTGTTCGGAATTCTGCCCACGGTGGCGAGTTTCGTGTCCTGGCAGGCGCACCTCGGCGGTGCCGGCGGCGGGGTGCTGGCCGCCCTGCTCCTGAGCGTCCCGCGGCCCGGAACACTGCGCGTCCGGCCGTAA
- the greA gene encoding transcription elongation factor GreA, which produces MSTTNSATAAWLTQEAFDRLKAELDHLSGPGRADIVQKIEAARQEGDLKENGGYHAAKEEQGKIEARIRQLTALLRDAHVGESPADDGIVEAGMIVVARIAGDEESFLLGSREIAGDSDLDVFSEKSPLGAAIVGHKEGDKLSYTAPNGKDITVEIISAKPYVG; this is translated from the coding sequence GTGTCTACCACCAACAGCGCAACTGCAGCTTGGCTCACCCAGGAAGCTTTTGACCGCCTGAAGGCAGAGCTGGACCACCTCTCCGGCCCCGGCCGGGCGGATATCGTTCAGAAGATCGAGGCTGCGCGCCAGGAAGGCGACCTCAAGGAAAACGGCGGCTACCACGCGGCCAAGGAGGAGCAGGGCAAGATCGAAGCCCGCATCCGCCAGCTGACCGCGCTGCTCCGGGACGCCCACGTGGGCGAATCCCCGGCCGACGACGGAATTGTCGAGGCCGGCATGATCGTTGTTGCCAGGATCGCGGGCGATGAGGAAAGCTTCCTGCTTGGCTCGCGGGAAATCGCCGGCGACTCGGATCTTGACGTCTTCAGCGAGAAGTCCCCCCTCGGTGCCGCCATCGTCGGCCACAAGGAGGGCGACAAGCTCAGCTACACCGCCCCGAACGGCAAGGACATCACGGTGGAGATCATCTCCGCCAAGCCGTACGTCGGCTAA
- a CDS encoding DUF4307 domain-containing protein, translating to MTSQDQPAATAPASPSLANRYGGQKRTLSGKAKRTILILALVAGMAFMAWISTSNATDTVTFKDIGYSTPDATLAEVDFQVTKEPATAAKCSVKALDSKFAVVGWKVVDIAPNAADAGSDGGRTTAHRATVRTESQAVSGVVDNCWIPDAAK from the coding sequence GTGACTTCCCAGGATCAGCCTGCCGCGACTGCGCCGGCATCTCCCAGCCTAGCCAATCGCTACGGCGGCCAAAAGCGAACACTCAGCGGCAAGGCGAAACGGACCATCCTGATCCTTGCCCTCGTGGCCGGGATGGCCTTTATGGCCTGGATTTCGACCTCGAACGCCACCGACACGGTCACCTTCAAGGACATCGGCTACAGCACCCCGGACGCCACCCTCGCTGAGGTGGATTTCCAGGTCACCAAGGAACCGGCCACTGCCGCCAAATGCTCCGTCAAGGCACTGGATTCCAAGTTCGCCGTTGTGGGGTGGAAGGTCGTGGACATCGCCCCCAACGCCGCCGATGCCGGCTCCGACGGCGGGCGCACCACTGCCCACCGGGCGACGGTGCGCACGGAGTCCCAGGCCGTGTCCGGCGTCGTCGACAACTGCTGGATTCCGGACGCCGCCAAGTAG
- the mca gene encoding mycothiol conjugate amidase Mca, protein MTASTSPSAPLRLLAVHAHPDDESSKGAATMAMYAAAGVDVLVATCTDGSRGDIQNPALAGEPHPKRDMAGARRLEMGHAAKVLGVRQRWLGFVDSGLPEGDPLPPLPPGSFATLPLERAAAPLVRLVRRFKPQVILSYDENGGYPHPDHIMAHRVAVEAFEAAGDPARYPGTGEAWAPSKLYYDRAFSPERFRALHFALEESGLQSPYAERLAAWLEADAEGHTPPAPTHPTTTQIECGDFFEARDDALRAHRTQVDPEGFFFAVSPAMQRRVWPWEDYSLIQSRIPADLPEKDFFVGLR, encoded by the coding sequence ATGACAGCGTCCACCAGCCCGTCAGCGCCGCTTCGACTGTTGGCTGTCCATGCTCATCCCGACGACGAATCCAGCAAGGGCGCCGCCACGATGGCGATGTATGCCGCGGCCGGCGTCGACGTCCTGGTGGCCACCTGCACCGACGGGTCCCGTGGTGACATCCAGAACCCGGCACTGGCGGGCGAGCCGCACCCCAAGCGGGACATGGCCGGCGCGCGCAGGCTCGAGATGGGGCACGCCGCGAAGGTGCTGGGCGTCCGCCAGCGCTGGCTCGGCTTCGTCGATTCGGGGCTGCCGGAAGGCGATCCGCTGCCACCGCTGCCGCCGGGCTCCTTCGCCACGCTTCCGCTGGAACGGGCCGCCGCCCCGCTGGTCCGGCTGGTCCGCCGGTTCAAGCCCCAGGTCATCCTGAGCTACGACGAGAACGGCGGGTACCCGCACCCGGATCACATCATGGCGCACCGCGTCGCCGTCGAGGCCTTCGAAGCTGCCGGGGACCCGGCCCGCTACCCGGGAACCGGCGAGGCCTGGGCGCCGAGCAAGCTGTACTACGACCGCGCCTTCAGCCCCGAACGGTTCCGTGCCCTGCATTTCGCGCTGGAGGAATCGGGCCTCCAGTCGCCCTACGCCGAACGGCTCGCCGCCTGGCTGGAAGCCGACGCCGAGGGCCACACCCCGCCCGCGCCGACCCACCCCACGACGACCCAGATCGAGTGCGGCGACTTCTTCGAGGCACGCGATGACGCCCTGCGTGCCCACCGCACCCAGGTGGACCCCGAGGGGTTCTTCTTCGCCGTCTCGCCGGCCATGCAGCGCCGGGTCTGGCCGTGGGAGGACTACTCGCTGATCCAGTCCCGGATCCCCGCCGACCTGCCTGAGAAGGACTTCTTCGTCGGGCTAAGATAG